The genome window AGAGCGTGAAGCTTTATTCGCTGCAGAGGAAAGAGAATCTGAGACTCGAGACTGGCTCGGTGATTCCGATCATTCCCTAGCAGGGGTAGATGTTGCTGTCCAAAAGGCCGACTTCCGAGGGCAAATCTCAGGGCAGGAAACAATGGAAAAACCTGTTTCCTCTGTGCCAATGAAGGTGGGTGCCTCAGAAGGGATAGACAGCCATGCAGGAGAACATGGAAGGAGACCCCTAGCCTTGGCATTACAGCAGCCCACCAACGATATCTCCCAGACTGCCTCTGTTGATGTCCAGTTACCAGTATCTGTGGAGAACAACGGTGTTTGTGGGAACCCAGAATCTTGGGAGTCAAAGGATCTAGGCATGCCTCCAACTTCCTCAAGTTTTACTTCTGCAGGTTCTGAAGAAACTGAGCACCCAGAAAAGGGTGCCGAGCACCTTCAGGTCAAGTTGAAGGCAGAGGTACCCTTGATCCTGGAAAATTTTTCCCTAATTCAAGGACATTCAGTCCCATTGGTAGGGGCATTGGTGCCATCTGACCCATGGTCAGAGaaccacgaagacggaggtctgGAAAGGATAAGCAATGAGGAAGAGGATGCTGTAAATCTCAAAGAGGAGGGTCGAGCAGACCAGAGTGACGACTTGATCCATGGCATCCCAAAAGAAGAAGGTCAAGTTGACCAAGAAATCAGTTCTGCTGGCTGTAGGGTGAATTTGCAAAAGGTCCCAGGAGAATTTGGGGCAAACAAATGTCCACAACTAACAACTGTAACCAATTCCAGATGTTCCGGAACATTAGATCCGCAAAGAGAAACTGCTGCACTGAAGGGAGAGATCCAGAAGGATGGCACGGAAGAGCCCGGTCACCATCTTGGAGAATCTACAAGCACAGCCCAAGGAAGCCAGAGGTCAAGCTTGTCAGAAGACAACATTCCGTATTGTCCGGCTGTGGAGAACTCTTTGGAAAGTAACTTGACTGCAATTACGTGGCCTGAGGCATATGACTATTTTTTCTGTGATAACACCCTAGAGCAGGTAGGAAAGATGCAGGAATGGATGGTAGAGGAAAGACGGGTCTCAGACGTTGGCCAAGACTTGCCTGAAATGTCCGGGCCTGAAATGTACGAATATTTCTTCACAGACATGGAAGGGACTTGGGTGGGTGAGAGTGGCAGGGGGAAGGAGCTGAAGCGAGAGACGTCCGACAGTTCTGACCAACCCCTGGCTCCACCTGCTGGTTCCCAGGTCTCAGGCTCTGTTACGGCAGAAGATGCCACGTACATCTCGGTCCCAGAGGTGTACGAACACTTCTTCAACAACGGAGCGCAGGACAGGAAGAGCTGGAGGCGGCTTTTCCTGAGCATGCCGGCCTCAGAGGCAAGGAAGGCCATGAGAGCATTAAAATCCCTCATAAGCAAACCTGCCCAACTTCTCAGACGTCATCCTGGAAGCCCTGGGACTCCGCTACAGAGAGGATCCCACGGAAAGTTGGTGGTCTTTTCCCCAAGGCTACTGGAAGAAAGCCGACCGAGACCGGAAGACCCAAGAATGGCTTTGATGTCACCAGGTACCGATCTAATTATTATGAGGGGTGGGATTCTAACTCTTGCAGCTTGCAATTCTGGTCATAATTTAAAGACCTCTTGCCAATGCGTGACTTTTAAACAGAGATGTCAGGGCTTATATGCCTAAAGGGCTGAACGGAGAGGCCCGAGACAGAACTACACATCACAGGCCACTCCCTGATCCAAATGTTTGCACTAATGATTGGCATCTGGGTGTGTGCGCGCAAATCTGGTGTCAGCTTGCCCTCTTATTCTAGACTGGAAGGTCTACAGGGGATCTCTTTTTGCGGTCAGCGCACAAAATGTATCTGGCAGCTTATGTGTAAAGCCTTTGTTCTGTTCTTCAGGAAGTGGACTCTCTCTATATGTTCACTGACACCCTGTTCATGGGCCCATTTTAGTTGAAGCAAATgctatttttttccaaaataggGAAAGGCACCAACCATATATGTATATTCAAAGGTGCGAAGGACCACCACAGACATATGGAATCTCTTTTTTTACCCAGGTGTTAAGTTCCTAACAAACTGAAAACTACCTTAAAGTGCCAGACAATGGGATGGGGGGGAAAGATAAGAATGAATCTTAGTGCCTTCTCCTTACACTCATCTAATCTGcccgtgcaatcctaagaagagttactccagtttaagcccattgatttcaatgggcttagactggaataagtcttcttaagattgcagtgTGCAAATTCATTATTGGACTAAGAAAGTCTGGTTGCCTTGGTGCAGACTACTTAATCAGCCAGCCTTAACTGATAGCCCCCTAGATCAATGAAGGAGACGTCAGCTAGAAAAAAGAAAAGctagaaaaaagaaaagcattaATATACCTATCCACACATCCAGacgagttagctgtgttagtctatagttgcaaaaagTAAggactgagtccagtagcacctttaagactaaccaactttattgtagcataagctttcgagaaccacaggtctcgtcatcagatgcatctgacaaagagagctgttgttctcgaaagcttatgctacaataaagctggttagtcttaaaggtgccactggactctttactatccacaCACTGCtcgtataataacaacaacaacaacaacaacaacaacaacaacaacaacaacaacaacatatttacatactgcccttcaggacaacttaacacccactcagagcggtttacaaagtatgtcattattatccccacaacaaacaccctgtgaggtgggtggggctgagagagctctgagagagctgtgactgatccaaggtcacccagatggcttcaagtggaggagtggggaatcaaacccggctctccagattaaagtcccatcgctcttaaccattactgatgaagggagctctgactctcaaaaactcataccctgaaaatctaattggtccttaagatgctactggaccagaatcttgtttTTCCCTCACTCAACAGTTATCACAACCATTACCTATTAGAGTGGGAAGCAGACAGATATTTTGTGAGTATTTGACAATTAATGCTGGGCAAACAGGACATGAGAAAATAAAAAGAGccgtgctggatcagactaaTTGTCCATCTTGTCCcgtatcctgtctcacacagtggccagccaattACTGTGGAGCGCCAGCAACGGCACAGAGGTTGAGGCCTTCCCCAGATGTTGCCTCCTGGAACTGGCACCCGatagagggctgtgagagaatccaacCCCTCCGGAGAGACCTCCGCTGGCTCTAGTGTCTCCTCTtgtggagcctttgccctgccaaggctcggttaattcaaagttttaagcagcgagggtggcagggtaaaagctccagaaggagaGAGAGTCTGACAcgccagaggcagcggagggctgtgagagaatccacccCCTCCGGatcgatctccaccggctctgtcatttaaaactacgcttcccgggtaacattgcatctcctgacatgtgaagaacacgtgtcaaaagtattgtgtagaagACTctctatctaatccccttttaaagctgtctgggcCTGCAGCCATCACCGCATCCTCCAGCagagaattccacattttaatcattcaGAAATAGTCGTGCCGAGgcagagaagaaaagagaggaagaTGTATAGGTAAAGCTTTCTGGTCTCTTGTTGCACATAGAATTTGAAGAGACATTGTGAACCTTTGGGTTCTAACCTATGGCAAGCTTCTAATGCAACCCATAAAAGCGTTCCTCCTGACCATTCTTGGGATAGGATCTTTCAATGAAAGTTAAGAAGTGGCCAGAAATGAatgttttgggaggggggaagtttttatAAAGCCCTGGTTCTGGAGGAAAGAGCAACTCtgggaattaaaagaaaaataaccaAAGGTTTGACAGACTTGAGTTTCAGAGCTTTgcatgagatttcttttttttttttttttataaatttttttatttttcataactacaaaacactacaccagactatcacaaggaaagggaagagggaagggacaaaggggagtggaaaaagaaaaaggggggggaatgaactacaaacactaaacactacacttcaatgtttcccttcatactgtcataatacaaaaatagctccatagaataatgatggagtggttaatcatacagagaataaacatttcaaattctgattaaactttcctcccccttctgggtcccggacgcaattctctctgtgcaactgctgttgcaatgctctcctcctcccccccccccctccggctcctccttttcttcgttcttggtgcagcagagttctgggtttttattctcaaaatcctttagttgatcttctgataatatcttataggcctgatctttatatctgaaccatattccttccgggaataaccatttgtactttattccatggtccctcagaagagctgcaaactttttatatttaaaacgccgtttccggactagaaatggaacgtccttcaaaatcttgactttcaaacccataaagtccaaatccgcattgtatgagttatataggatggtgtcccgaatctttttagttgaaaagtcaataatgatctcacgaggcaactgtcgctttgttgcatattttgaagaagcccgacggacctccaaaatggcgcttttaacctcttctttagtcgtcctcgcgggtgtcgccagtaattccgagaccaaatcccacagatcctcattttcctcctcttttacgttttggagacgcaaaattgtctgcgttcgttccacttgtagcccgatcagttggttctctaccaacttcagctccttttttgtagccttcacaagtgacgcactttccagagcagacttttctgccccccccgctgctgccttaatggttttcacctcgctttcaattaagcccaccctttgatcagtttcgttcagcttgtcaacaaagggttttatggcttccaccaccgccctgcgcaccaattcttcgagcgactcccctttctgcaaggtggccgagattgacttaccgagagcgggactttgcttctttgctgccattttgggggggggggggcgccaacaaaattctggaactccacgaaggggaagaacgagtcttcttcagatcaacctctccttcacaaacgcttgtaaaacagaagggattcgcttgtttacaggcttccgcctgtttcttttacttgccgtttctcgttgcccggcggcactcgaggcgccgcgcacatctgccggcctccatagggacaaacgggcaattccctccccgcattggtttcggggagttcttcccgccgcgtcccggaccctggctccctccctgggagtcctgggggctaatccttgcagatcagccgcccggtcagggtgcccggtcgtttcctcccggaccagccgagaggagcgtccggcatggctgagaaaatgaaaccgaatcccttTGCATGAGATTTCTCACGGGGCCAACCCTAGGCAAGCTACCGCTGTAGGATTCCAGGACGCAGCCTCATTGCTTTTCAAGACAAAcatcttgtttttttctttctcagaaaGACCCCTCCAGCTGGCTCTCACACACAGGGACATGTGCCTGGGCTTCGTGGCCTTTGCTTCATGGGCTGTCAAGAGCTCCAATCTGCAGGCCCCAGACGCTTGGAAGATTGGTAATGTTATTGCAAGCCTTGCTTGGGGGAGACAGAGCTTCTGTTCGGAGTTGGGGAAGGGGTGGGTTTAAGCCTCGGAGATAGCCCAGGAATGTTAACAGACTGGTTCCATTCTGGGACTGGGCAGAATCGAGGCAGGAAACAGCCTTTCTCTTTCACCCTTGATTTTTAGACTTGGCAACATCTGCTGCTTGGTTTTTCAAACGTTTGGACGTTTCTAGCTCTTAAACTTATGTTCCTAAATCCAGACGGGAGGCACCTTTCCTTCTTACCCCTGGAAAAGGTTCATGTTTAGAGCACGTAAAAATTGCCTGTCCCCAAACCCCTTATGTGGATCGTTATGATTCACCGATCTGGGTGGAAGCAAGCCCAGAGCAGTTTATTCCACAAAGCTGCATCCGACAGCCTCCTCTGAGGTCATACCATTTGGCTGCACTGGCAGTAATTGATCGATCTAAATTGAGCACCCAGGGAAGGGAAATGATACAATTGTGTGCCCACTGCATAGGCCAGTTGGAAGTAGTCTAGATTAGAGCAGAGAGTCATGCAGAGAGATAGCGGGCAGCCTCCTGCAGGTGCCTATCTTGAATTTACAGAAGCTTCTGATTATGTAAGTAGCTTATTTGATCCACCAGGTTAGCATTTTTCTCATTGGAATTACTGCTCTATCCATTACTCCCCTCATAGGGGGATTGTCTATCCAATCCCCCCTCATAGggggattgtcatgagaataataacaacacactttgtaaaccgctctgagtgggtgttaagttgtcctgaagggtggaatataaatcacatgttgttgttgttcttgttagaTCTCGGCCTCTCTGCAAGTCAATTAGAATAAAGCTCATGAAATCTGCCAAGCAGAGTTCATTGAAAGTACTTAGCTCTTTTATCATCCAGCCAAGTTGGAAACGCCTTTAGGTAAAAGTTTATGGTGATGGTAGAAAGAGCCATCATGTCAAAGCTTTGGAGGTTTCcgatccgattactaaccaaggccgaccctgcttagcttctgagatctgatgatatcagaCTCCCTTGGGCTAGCTAGGTCAGTTCAAGAATTCATGGTCTCCAGGTTTATATAAGAGTTATATTATAACTCTTATGTAAGAGTTCACAGTCTTCAGGTTTCAATACAAGGAAAGATAGAGGGAATGAAAACGTCACAAGGGAAGTAAGATGGTATTCATTCTCATAGTCTAttccttttcctcttccttttcccctCAGTTATTCATATGTAAGAAACCACCCTGCTCCTTCTTAAACCCCTCATGCCGAACAGCACCCCCCCGCAAACCATGAGTTCCCACTGTGCAATCCTCCCACCGTCCTGAGAATGTGTCCTGCTGCCCGTTAGAATGGACTCTGATTTGAATGGTTCTgcttctgcagggctttttttctgggggaaaaggtggcggaactcagtggtggaactggaCCACACAcatatgtcactttgggtcagctggaacaaggggggagtttttaaaagtttaaatcgccctcggcgaaaatggtcacatggctggtgggtgggcaatctcaactcccctctgtctggagatcagggggcggggccaccagccatgtgaccattttcaagaggtgccggaactccattccaccatgttccatctggaaaaaagccctgtgtttctgTGCATTCAtttgttccctgcctgggctgtgGGCacatctcttcttcttcttcttcttcttcttcgtcttcttcttcttcttttccagtgTTGCTGGCAAACTTCGGCACCCTCTCAGCCATCCGCTACTTCAGGCGGCAGGTTGTGGCAGAAGGACAGCATGGCACTTAAACATGTCCAGTGCAACTCCACCCAATTTCTTGCAGGCCGTCAGAGGATGATTTGTAAAgaattgccactctttcttcagaGCCTGGAAATGGACTTCTTGAAATCCTGGGTTCTAGGACTTACCTGGGACCTCTCCAAACACTggcaaagaagggaaagaggtCAGACTGAAAATGGAGAAGACAATGGATATAAAGTTTTGGTTCCAGAATTACTGGCCCAGTGAAACCAGAGAGCAACTGAGTAAGGAGCCTGGATTCTTTTTTGTGTCTCACCTGGTAACTCACCTTGAACCCACAAGATTCTCTTGGCTTATCTATAAACAAAACAACCAGCCAGTAACTAGCTAAGCTGCTGCATGCAGTGGATCCAGTGGCCACCTTCATTTCGAATCTGTCCTGTTCCAAAAAAGACAAGATTTGGAAGCGTGCGAGTCACTCGGAAACTATTCAGAGCAAACCGGGTACGAATAATCATGAGACAACTGGGGTTCGGAGCCGAGACATGGAGGATCAAGAGTTTCCAAATACCTATGAGAACTTTTAAGAAGGCCAGAAGGTTGGAAGACGGTTCATCAGATCTGCGAGGGAAGAAGCAACAGGTCGAAAGGACTGGAAAtgtaggttgagagagagagagagagagagagagagagagggaatgcCCAAAATAGCGACTGTTAAAGGCCCAGAAAGCACCAGCCACATATTTGTACATATTCTAGCCAATGTGGAAGATAAACTTATTATGCACGGCCTACAGTAGCGACAGGCAATCTTTCAACACTAGGGCATTTGTACTTTTAATTTTAGAGTTGGTGAGAATCAAAATATTTGTGTAACTTTCTTTgctatcccccctcccctccaaattcTGGAAAGAATTCTGGGGACATTTTGGCAGTGTGTGATTTTTCTTATATGTATTGGAGAGGGAAATGATTTATGTTCTTTACCTGAAGCTATTAAAACAAGTAATTTTGATTGCTTTGTGGGTGAGATATTACGACTGAACTGATGAGGACTGACAAAGAGTTCTGTTTCTTGAAAGTTTGCAAAATCTCGTACCAGTAGAAGTTTAAAAAGCGCCACTTCCTTGTTTCAGCCTCAGCCATCGGTCGCTATATGCTGAGCCCTggggttagagagagagagaatgattggccaaaggactgatccagaggagttagccgtgttagtctgtactagcaaaatagtaaagagtctagtagcaccttaaagattaaccagatttattgtagcataagctttcgagaaccacagctctctttgtcagatgcattgtcagcttttgagaaccacagctctcttcgtcagatgcatcatcagctttcgagaaccacagctctcttaatcagatgcatccaatgaagagagctgtgattcttgaaagcttatgctccaataaagctggttagtctttaaggtgctactggactctttactatttcatagCAGACAGTAGATCCAAATCCAAGATTCCCCCGTCCTGGACTCTCTTATTATGGCTTTTGCTGTGCCATCTCGCCCCCTCTACCAAAGGCTGTCAACTTTTTTCCTGGCCTCGCTCATATGCCTTTCCTGGCTACCACTCCCAGCAGGTGAATACCTTTGTATTTGATCattctgcaatttttaaaaaaattgtatctgcaaaagaaaatttacaaaatacGACAAGTGCCAAATGCATTTACATGTTAAGTCCATGTTCTTTTCTTGTCACTCATAAATTGCAGCCTGTTGCCACTACCGTAGCTTGCCTCCACCGCTTCATATCTTCAGTTCACTTTCCTGTTTGAGCCAAATTCCAGCATTTTGACAACCAAGCAAGACCCTGAGAAGGACGGTGCTTTTTATTAGCAGCTAATGCTTTATTTTTAGCCTCTGTTAGCAAACTCCAGATCAAACTCCTATCATGAGTTATGACCAGCTCCTCTCATGGGAAAAGCTTTGTTCTGACACTGCATCCATACAGAGACAACAAGCATTACCTGTTGAATTTCCATGGACAGTGCTGCTTGCAAAGCATGGGGGCATTGTCAGAAACAAAATACTTGGGAACTTTATCTCTGCCTTGAAATGCATAGATAAAAAGACTTCCTCTGAATGACTGACATTTCTCTTTGCAAGCAGATCAGATGGGGGGCAAAGAGACTCTAATTTCCCCcaccaggaaagaaaaaacagcatTTATGGAGAGCTTATTGGATCTGTATTTAGCCATTTGTTCTCAATAGGGACATGAAGGAGGATAAAATATAGCTGCCTTAGAGAAGAGATGGCCACCACCCTTCCCTGGCATAGGACAGTCTcgctacacaagatgcctcagtgtgtgttcgtcaagtgtagggagacgcaatgttagccagaagcatagtttaaaaagtcagagctggcagagatcattcctcagagggtttgttaatttcaccttctcctcctggaaggctctgtcagtttcacctctccagtctaaaactgcgtgggatggcaaccagagggcaacgaggaatggaaatgggctggagctgccttccagagccaggcttggacctgaagaggttatcatgggcagaagtttcccttctggcatttcacatctccttcacacagctccagtgtatagcaaagcctttgccctgctgccggctctgtctttttaaactacccttcctggctaacattgcatctcccaacatgtgttcttctcGTGTTAGATgtctcttgtgtagagagaaacatacagggacgctcaagtgaaagatcttacacttgttctcctgtTGTGGGTACACAAgcgctgctagggagacagagtacacttgaatataagaccccacagaaagtaagtcacttgagcttccctgtgtaagatgtcttgggtagagagactGGAGAGGCAGGTATCAAAAGTTGCATCCAGCAATGGGAGATAAATCCCCAGGACAGCAACCTCTGAGGGGAAGCATCAGCCAGCCCTGGCTTGCCTGGGTGACTTCCCACGTTTGTTTATTTCCCCTGACCTTGGTAATACGAACTGTCTCAAGGTTCAAACCAAAGTTTGGGGATTTTAGCATCCTTCTTAGAGTTTCCAGGGGAAGGAATTAACCATGCATTCCTTAGCAGAATTTCACCCGTCtcaatccattgaagtcagtgcaCTTCAAAGGGTGTAAAACTTCTTAGGACAACACCGTAAATCCCAGGATGAGAtcagaggagaaaggtgggagaaaGACAGTCTATTTTCAGAACTCTTCTATTGATTGGTTTCAGGCTTATCTCAGTTTTCTGTTGCAGCCTAAGAAGATCTCTTTAATTTTTTGACATATAAACTTTGCTTCTCTTGACGGCATGTTGAGAAACAGCCTGCTCATAATCATATTTTTAAACTCTATAAAAGCACGTAAGTTATGCTGGTCCTTCAGTATCACTGAAAAACATGAAGCAGGTACTTacaagaacacatgaagctgtcctaCACAACGTGTCTAACAAGTTCAGGAtagtctgttctgactggcaggcTAATGTGGGCCCAGAGTTTACAGTAGCCACTCAAAGGAGTGGTTTTATTTTTCCAGACATGCCATCAAGAAAAGAGGAGGTCTTCTTAAGTCACATTCAAGTTACGGTTATGTGCAGCAATAAACATTGGTTTGAGTAGAACATTTTAGGGGGTTCATCATAAATTTAGGGTTGTCTTCCTTTACAATAAACGTAATTTCAGTAAGGTTGCCAAATGGCCAGAAAAATATTGGATAGGCTGTTCCTGTTCCTTTAAGGCAGGTTTGAACAGGTTGCAAAAATGAGATTCATGGGCTCTGTTTGGCTGATAATCTCTTGGATTTACCTGAGGCTATaatcacaagcagggctttttttcagcgggaacgtggtggaatggagttccggcacctctcgaaaatggtcacatggctggtggccccgccccctgatctccagacagaggggagtttagatcgccctccatgccgctcggcacagagggcaatcgaaactcccctctgtctggagatcagggggcggggccaccagccatgtgaccattttctccaagggcaacccactgagttccaccacctcttttcccagaaaaaaagccctggaaacaagGATCGGTTCAGAGCTGTGGAGGAAAGGCAAGACTTTGGGGAATGATAGCCAGAGTGTGATTCTCTCTTCAAGTCTGAGAGGTCCTGGGTTCAGATTCAAAACCCATCGTGTTTGCTTGTGCAGGTAAAGGCTGGTGTGCTAGAGAATTTGTGCAATGCTGGGAGAGCTggtagagatcgctcctcagagggtttgttaatttgatctttgcctcctggaaggggaggtgaaattgacagagccttcggagaagcaaagatgaaattaacaaaccctctgaggagtgatctctgcctgctctgtctttttaaactaggcttcctgGCCAACATTGTGTCCCCCTACCCTTGAGTGTCCCCAtgaaagatgtcttgtgtagagaggtgcaACTAGGTCTTATGCACACAGGAGAGTTTGAAAGGCTTCCAGCTCAGATGTCTCAACTTCCATTTAAGAAAATGACTGCTGGCCTCAGTCTGTCCCGCTGCCTATCTGAGATTCAGGGGTGTCAGTCAAACTGTTTCGGTTCTTCTGTCTTTCCTACAAACAGCTAACATTCCCTGCACCTTAATGGCAATGACCTTGACAGATTTATGCAAGACATTTTTTGTATGTGAGAGAGAACCTTGCCAAGGAGAGTAGAATTGGCTGGCATTTAGAGGCAGCGGGCAAAGCGGGTATAGTGGTGCCCAACACAGCCTCTCTGTCCTCACCCAGCATGCCACCTGCCATGCACCCAGCATCTGACCGCTAGCTTACTGACTGCCAAGCCGATGAAAAAGTCAGGCAGGTGTTCCACGGCTCTCATTGTCGGCAAGCTCCAGCTCATGCCTGTGTCAGCCTCTCTCCCAGAAATGGGCTGCTGACCGGAGGTAATCCCGGAGGAAATAGCAGCCCTGAGTGGAAACAAACGTTGACAACGCAAAGTCGCATGAAGGCCAaaccagggccagttccaggttttggggggccctgGG of Eublepharis macularius isolate TG4126 chromosome 17, MPM_Emac_v1.0, whole genome shotgun sequence contains these proteins:
- the PERM1 gene encoding PGC-1 and ERR-induced regulator in muscle protein 1, producing MENFEYSIQVNDRDWAEFYVASEECSVIQAALATAEEQLLSDLDEGEVQEDSLIRVRVGPGLAPSTASGPPPGAPCGHLLVEEVLSGSEDETELGSVSRFLCDNSQHGVALPQPSAIQGSQLPHATSKPPGGQHELAREREALFAAEERESETRDWLGDSDHSLAGVDVAVQKADFRGQISGQETMEKPVSSVPMKVGASEGIDSHAGEHGRRPLALALQQPTNDISQTASVDVQLPVSVENNGVCGNPESWESKDLGMPPTSSSFTSAGSEETEHPEKGAEHLQVKLKAEVPLILENFSLIQGHSVPLVGALVPSDPWSENHEDGGLERISNEEEDAVNLKEEGRADQSDDLIHGIPKEEGQVDQEISSAGCRVNLQKVPGEFGANKCPQLTTVTNSRCSGTLDPQRETAALKGEIQKDGTEEPGHHLGESTSTAQGSQRSSLSEDNIPYCPAVENSLESNLTAITWPEAYDYFFCDNTLEQVGKMQEWMVEERRVSDVGQDLPEMSGPEMYEYFFTDMEGTWVGESGRGKELKRETSDSSDQPLAPPAGSQVSGSVTAEDATYISVPEVYEHFFNNGAQDRKSWRRLFLSMPASEARKAMRALKSLISKPAQLLRRHPGSPGTPLQRGSHGKLVVFSPRLLEESRPRPEDPRMALMSPERPLQLALTHRDMCLGFVAFASWAVKSSNLQAPDAWKIVLLANFGTLSAIRYFRRQVVAEGQHGT